One Nicotiana tomentosiformis chromosome 4, ASM39032v3, whole genome shotgun sequence genomic window carries:
- the LOC104109040 gene encoding abscisic acid 8'-hydroxylase 3-like, giving the protein MELIMLIVIVLVLALVILAILLKTRDSPKEMEAIPGTLGWPIIGESLSFISEFSSPAGIYSFINKRQKLYGKVFKSYVLGRYTVFMTGREASKILLTGKDGMVSLNLFYTGQQVLGPTSLLQQTGDSHKRLRKLIAEPLSVDGLKKYFQFINSLAIETLDQWSGKEVLVLEEASTFTLKVIGNMIMSLDPTGEEQDKFRTNFKIISASFSSLPFKVPGTAFYRGIQARDRMYAMLDSIIDQRRSGKSLKQDFLQSLVKKHASEGNDDDGKLSDKQLKDNILTLLVAGHDTTTAALTWLLKFIQENPAVLERLREEHREIQARKQGTPDLAWSEVNNMPYTAKVISETLRMATILPWFSRKAAMDFEIDGFKIKKGWSLNLDVLSIHRDPKIFPNPEKFNPFRFDEPLKPFSFLGFGSGPRMCPGINLAKLEISVFLHHLVCRYKWTPLDTDDSVQPTLVRMPKNKYPVMVETL; this is encoded by the exons ATGGAGCTAATCATGTTAATAGTGATTGTGCTAGTGTTGGCTTTAGTAATATTAGCTATCTTACTGAAAACAAGGGATTCTCCAAAAGAAATGGAAGCAATTCCAGGTACCTTAGGGTGGCCTATTATTGGAGAGAGCTTGTCTTTCATATCTGAATTCTCAAGCCCTGCTGGTATATACAGCTTCATTAACAAGAGACAGAAACT GTATGGGAAGGTGTTCAAGAGTTATGTATTGGGAAGGTACACGGTGTTCATGACAGGAAGAGAAGCAAGTAAAATATTGTTGACAGGAAAAGATGGAATGGTGAGCTTAAACCTTTTCTACACAGGACAGCAAGTACTTGGACCTACTAGCTTGCTTCAACAGACGGGAGATTCGCACAAGAGACTCCGAAAACTAATTGCTGAACCACTTTCTGTTGATGGACTTAAGAAGTATTTTCAGTTTATCAACAGCTTAGCTATTGAAACATTGGATCAATGGTCTGGAAAAGAAGTCTTGGTTCTTGAAGAGGCTTCCACA TTCACGCTCAAGGTGATAGGCAACATGATAATGAGCTTAGATCCAACTGGTGAGGAACAAGACAAGTTTCGAACCAATTTCAAGATTATTTCTGCCTCTTTTTCTTCTTTACCCTTCAAGGTACCGGGAACTGCCTTTTATCGTGGCATTCAG GCTCGTGATCGAATGTATGCTATGTTAGACTCGATAATTGACCAACGGAGAAGTGGGAAAAGCTTGAAACAAGATTTCTTGCAATCCCTGGTAAAGAAGCATGCATCAGAAGGAAATGATGATGATGGCAAACTCTCCGATAAACAACTGAAGGATAACATATTAACACTGCTAGTTGCAGGACACGATACTACAACTGCTGCATTGACATGGCTACTCAAATTTATTCAAGAAAATCCTGCTGTATTGGAACGATTAAGG GAGGAACATAGAGAAATCCAAGCTAGAAAACAAGGCACGCCAGATCTTGCCTGGTCTGAAGTCAATAATATGCCTTACACCGCCAAA GTAATAAGTGAAACTCTTAGAATGGCAACAATCCTGCCTTGGTTTTCAAGAAAAGCAGCAATGGATTTTGAAATTGATG GATTCAAAATCAAGAAGGGATGGTCTCTTAACTTGGATGTACTGTCTATCCACCGCGACCCCAAGATTTTTCCTAATCCTGAGAAGTTTaatccttttagatttgat GAGCCTCTAAAACCTTTCAGCTTCCTTGGATTTGGAAGCGGACCGCGCATGTGTCCTGGAATCAACCTAGCCAAACTGGAAATTTCTGTTTTCCTTCATCATCTTGTCTGCAGATACAA ATGGACGCCTTTAGACACAGATGATTCTGTTCAGCCAACACTTGTCAGGAtgccaaagaacaagtatccagtCATGGTTGAGACACTTTAG